From a region of the Lactuca sativa cultivar Salinas chromosome 4, Lsat_Salinas_v11, whole genome shotgun sequence genome:
- the LOC111900246 gene encoding ribulose bisphosphate carboxylase small subunit, chloroplastic 4, with protein MASLSSSTTATISRAVPAQATMVAPFTGLKSTTAFPATKQAKTGFSTLPSNGGRVQCMKVWPPLGLKKYETLSYLPPLSEASLAKEVDYLLRSKWVPCLEFELEHGFVYRENHKSPGYYDGRYWTMWKLPMFGCTDSAQVLKELEECKKEYPNAFIRIIGFDNVRQVQCISFIASKPAGF; from the coding sequence atggCTTCACTTTCCTCATCCACCACCGCCACCATAAGCAGAGCAGTCCCAGCTCAAGCCACCATGGTGGCTCCGTTCACCGGTCTCAAGTCTACCACAGCTTTTCCGGCAACCAAACAGGCCAAAACCGGCTTCTCCACCCTCCCCAGCAACGGCGGCAGGGTGCAGTGCATGAAGGTGTGGCCACCACTCGGGTTGAAGAAGTACGAGACTCTTTCATACCTGCCACCATTGTCTGAGGCCTCATTGGCTAAGGAAGTTGACTATCTTCTTCGCAGCAAATGGGTTCCTTGTTTGGAATTCGAACTGGAACATGGGTTTGTCTACCGTGAGAACCACAAGTCTCCGGGGTACTATGATGGAAGATACTGGACAATGTGGAAGCTGCCCATGTTTGGGTGCACTGATTCGGCTCAGGTGCTGAAGGAGCTTGAAGAATGCAAGAAGGAGTACCCAAATGCCTTTATTCGTATTATTGGCTTTGATAATGTCCGTCAAGTACAGTGTATTAGTTTCATTGCATCTAAGCCAGCGGGGTTCTAA